A genomic segment from Nocardiopsis sp. Huas11 encodes:
- a CDS encoding DUF4132 domain-containing protein: MSTAPLAPTEAEDWAARMAEEHGLGSDAAALLTDLYVPGLPGLVEEFDREVAALPDRPEPLSWGVVRHKAATGLDHLLERLDDDWIRRLLVWSFAAGSSGGPRRQALPHHGHVRRHFGRQTPPWDTASLSLLLRTVGPACIQVKPVQRALATVDPSDRAPLAGELRAAADRLARWLRAHPAEERDREKIHHWLLLELLALGHAPASGEELRYRGDRYFDLLLETDPGLLSEPGVPALMVHHLQPFPGGVPWTEGLPPRLAEITDPADTARRFLEVALALPLPGTTPPRFTEEERERHGYTWNAAPRDAAHLSVHARHMLKGMAKVVAHLPRTSTPWAVDLLERLALRLESKPLRRQTTYYLAHDLSSVLSGLRAEEAFHAVARLRDQPDLDRGARKFHQAMVAQAARFLGWTPEQMVERSVPEHGLSADGTFTTRVGAFTVVLALTGDGTESTFTGPDGTAVRRAPKALRESHPDELKALQRRAAALRRALKAERERLAALAGSDRVWALPDWVPYYLAHPVTGPAAREVRWEAAVDGLAWRSCSVEADGGHWRLVGEEGATVLSTGRHAPDARIRPAGQVCG, translated from the coding sequence TTGTCGACCGCACCCCTGGCACCGACCGAGGCCGAGGACTGGGCCGCACGCATGGCCGAGGAGCACGGGCTCGGCTCCGACGCCGCCGCGCTGCTCACCGACCTGTACGTCCCGGGCCTGCCCGGCCTGGTCGAGGAGTTCGACCGCGAGGTCGCGGCGCTGCCGGACCGCCCGGAACCGCTGTCCTGGGGTGTCGTCCGCCACAAGGCCGCCACCGGCCTGGACCATCTGCTCGAACGGCTGGACGACGACTGGATCCGCCGCCTGCTGGTGTGGTCCTTCGCCGCCGGGTCGTCCGGCGGGCCCCGGCGGCAGGCCCTCCCCCACCACGGCCACGTCCGCCGGCACTTCGGCAGGCAGACCCCGCCATGGGACACCGCGTCGCTGTCGCTGCTGCTGCGCACCGTGGGTCCGGCCTGCATCCAGGTGAAACCGGTCCAACGGGCCCTGGCCACGGTCGACCCCTCGGACCGTGCCCCGCTCGCCGGAGAGCTGCGCGCCGCCGCGGACCGCCTGGCCCGGTGGCTGCGGGCCCACCCCGCCGAGGAGCGCGACCGGGAGAAGATCCACCACTGGCTCCTCCTCGAACTTCTGGCGCTGGGGCACGCCCCGGCCAGTGGCGAGGAGCTGCGCTACCGGGGCGACCGGTACTTCGACCTGCTGCTCGAAACCGACCCGGGCCTGCTGTCCGAACCGGGCGTCCCGGCGCTCATGGTGCACCACCTGCAACCGTTCCCGGGCGGAGTCCCCTGGACCGAGGGACTGCCCCCGCGCCTGGCCGAAATCACCGACCCGGCGGACACGGCGCGCCGGTTCCTGGAGGTGGCGCTGGCGCTGCCCCTCCCCGGGACGACCCCGCCGCGCTTCACCGAGGAGGAGCGCGAGCGCCACGGGTACACGTGGAACGCCGCCCCTCGCGACGCCGCCCACCTCTCCGTGCACGCCCGCCACATGTTGAAGGGCATGGCCAAGGTCGTCGCCCACCTCCCCCGCACGTCCACCCCGTGGGCGGTCGATCTCCTGGAACGGCTCGCCCTGCGTTTGGAGTCGAAGCCGCTGCGCCGGCAGACCACCTACTACCTCGCCCACGACCTGAGCTCGGTCCTGAGCGGCCTCAGGGCCGAGGAGGCGTTCCACGCCGTGGCGCGCCTGCGCGACCAGCCGGATCTGGACCGAGGCGCCCGCAAGTTCCACCAGGCGATGGTGGCGCAGGCCGCCCGGTTCCTGGGCTGGACGCCCGAGCAGATGGTCGAGCGCTCCGTCCCCGAGCACGGACTGTCCGCGGACGGCACGTTCACCACGCGGGTCGGGGCGTTCACGGTCGTGCTGGCCCTCACCGGGGACGGCACGGAGTCCACGTTCACCGGCCCCGACGGCACGGCCGTGCGGCGCGCGCCCAAGGCGCTGCGCGAGTCGCACCCCGACGAGCTGAAGGCGCTCCAGCGCAGGGCCGCGGCGCTGCGCAGGGCCCTGAAGGCCGAGCGCGAACGCCTCGCGGCGCTGGCCGGATCGGACCGCGTCTGGGCGCTGCCGGACTGGGTGCCGTACTACCTGGCACACCCGGTGACCGGACCGGCCGCCCGGGAGGTGCGGTGGGAGGCCGCCGTCGACGGTCTCGCGTGGCGCTCCTGCTCCGTCGAGGCCGACGGCGGCCACTGGCGGCTGGTCGGCGAGGAGGGCGCCACCGTGCTCTCGACCGGGCGGCACGCGCCCGACGCGCGGATCCGCCCGGCCGGTCAGGTCTGCGGGTAG
- a CDS encoding fumarylacetoacetate hydrolase family protein gives MRIARFAVGDEVGFGLVESDSDSGEEFVARLTGHPLLGDIQLTGERAKLSDVRLLSPVLPTKVVCIGKNYADHIAEMQDITGETTEEPVVFLKPSTSVSGPGDPVFYPPVSERVDFEGELAIVISRPCREVPRERAKDVILGYTVANDITARDLQKKDKQWTRAKGFDSFCPIGPWITTGLSIDEAQNLALTTTVDGEVRQQGNTSQFIHDIPGIIAYVTSFMTLLPGDVVLTGTPAGVGPLEIGQEVSVTVEGVGTISNRVVARD, from the coding sequence GTGCGCATCGCACGGTTCGCGGTCGGTGACGAGGTCGGATTCGGCCTGGTGGAGTCCGATTCCGACAGCGGCGAGGAATTCGTCGCCCGACTCACCGGGCACCCCCTGCTCGGCGACATCCAACTGACGGGGGAACGCGCCAAGCTCTCGGACGTGCGGCTGCTGTCGCCGGTCCTGCCCACCAAGGTGGTGTGCATCGGCAAGAACTACGCCGACCACATCGCGGAGATGCAGGACATCACGGGGGAGACCACCGAGGAGCCCGTCGTCTTCCTCAAGCCCTCCACCTCGGTCTCCGGGCCGGGCGACCCCGTCTTCTACCCGCCCGTCTCCGAGCGGGTGGACTTCGAGGGCGAGCTCGCCATTGTCATCTCCCGGCCCTGCCGCGAGGTGCCCCGCGAGCGCGCCAAGGACGTCATCCTCGGCTACACCGTCGCCAACGACATCACCGCGCGCGACCTGCAGAAGAAGGACAAGCAGTGGACCCGCGCCAAGGGGTTCGACTCCTTCTGTCCCATCGGGCCGTGGATCACCACCGGTCTGAGCATCGACGAGGCCCAGAACCTCGCGCTCACCACCACCGTCGACGGCGAGGTCCGCCAGCAGGGCAACACCTCCCAGTTCATCCACGACATCCCCGGGATCATCGCGTACGTGACCTCGTTCATGACGCTGCTGCCCGGTGACGTCGTCCTCACGGGCACCCCGGCCGGAGTCGGCCCGCTGGAGATCGGCCAGGAGGTCTCGGTGACCGTGGAGGGTGTGGGCACCATCAGCAACCGCGTCGTGGCCAGGGACTGA
- a CDS encoding branched-chain amino acid aminotransferase, translating to MNNNTTTSGLTFDIQLSDQRKTPQERDALLVNPGFGQVFTDHMVSIRYTEGKGWHDAKLEPYGPLSLDPATAALHYAQEIFEGLKAYRHPDGTLASFRPESNAARFNRSAARMAMPELPEDVFLRSIELLLEHDGDWVPTKEDFSLYLRPFMVATDVGLGVNHPSRSYLYLLIASPVGSYFSGGIKPVTVWLSKDYTRAAPGGTGAAKFAGNYAASFLAQAQAVEKGCDQVVWLDAREHRLVEEMGGMNLWFVFGSGDDARLRTPALTGTLLPGITRESLLTLAPDLGIPAEEAPISIDEWREAAESGELTEVFACGTAAVITPVGHVKSDDGEFSIGDGTPGPVTMRLREELVGIQTGLRNDKHGWITRF from the coding sequence ATGAACAACAACACCACCACGAGCGGGTTGACGTTCGACATCCAGCTCTCCGACCAGCGGAAGACCCCGCAGGAACGAGACGCGCTGCTGGTGAATCCGGGGTTCGGCCAGGTGTTCACCGACCACATGGTGAGCATTCGCTACACCGAGGGCAAGGGCTGGCACGACGCCAAGCTGGAGCCGTACGGCCCCCTCAGCCTGGACCCGGCCACAGCCGCCCTGCACTACGCGCAGGAGATCTTCGAGGGCCTCAAGGCCTACCGCCACCCGGACGGGACGCTGGCGTCCTTCCGCCCCGAGTCCAACGCGGCCCGCTTCAACCGGAGCGCAGCCCGGATGGCGATGCCGGAGCTGCCCGAGGACGTGTTCCTGCGGTCCATCGAGCTGCTTCTGGAGCACGACGGCGACTGGGTCCCGACCAAGGAGGACTTCAGCCTCTACCTGCGGCCGTTCATGGTCGCCACCGACGTCGGCCTGGGCGTCAACCACCCGTCGCGCAGCTACCTCTACCTGCTCATCGCCTCTCCGGTGGGGTCCTACTTCTCGGGTGGCATCAAGCCCGTGACGGTGTGGCTGTCCAAGGACTACACGCGCGCGGCCCCGGGCGGCACGGGCGCCGCCAAGTTCGCGGGCAACTACGCGGCGAGCTTCCTCGCCCAGGCCCAGGCCGTCGAGAAGGGCTGTGACCAGGTGGTGTGGCTCGACGCGCGCGAGCACCGCCTGGTCGAGGAGATGGGCGGCATGAACCTGTGGTTCGTGTTCGGCTCCGGCGACGACGCCCGGCTGCGCACGCCCGCGCTCACCGGCACGCTGCTGCCCGGCATCACCCGGGAGTCCCTGCTGACCCTGGCCCCCGACCTCGGCATCCCCGCGGAGGAGGCGCCGATCTCCATCGACGAGTGGCGCGAGGCCGCCGAGTCCGGCGAGCTCACCGAGGTGTTCGCCTGCGGCACGGCCGCGGTGATCACTCCGGTCGGCCACGTCAAGAGCGACGACGGCGAGTTCAGCATCGGCGACGGGACCCCCGGTCCGGTCACCATGCGTCTGCGCGAGGAGCTGGTGGGCATCCAGACCGGCCTGCGCAACGACAAGCACGGCTGGATCACCCGCTTCTAG
- the cimA gene encoding citramalate synthase: protein MRDDTFHVFDTTLRDGAQREGINLRVSDKLAIAQLLDDLGVAFIEGGWPGANPKDTEFFQRASRELTLEHAQLTAFGATRRAGVRAADDPQVAALRDCGAPVVTLVAKSDDRHVERALRTTLDENLAMIADTVSHLCEHGQRVFVDCEHFFDGYRHNPEHALDVVRTAAGAGADVVVLCDTNGGMLPGDITRIVTEVAEATGARLGIHAQDDTGCAVANTLAAVDAGATHVQCTANGYGERVGNANLFSVVGALELKYGREVLPEGCLAEMTRVATAVAEIVNLAPDTHQPYVGVSAFAHKAGLHASAIKVDPDLYQHTDPELVGNRMRMLVSDMAGRASIELKAEELGLDLAGDRALSGRVVDRIKGLELTGYSFEAADASLELLIREELGSPVRYFETESWRVITERRPRSGSGPLAHEDDSLTEATVKLRVKGERVIATAEGNGPVNALDRALRESMENVYTALAGLELTDYKVRILEGTSGTNAITRILITLSDGTAEWTTVGVGPNVVDASWIALEQAVTYGLLRQGYPQT, encoded by the coding sequence ATGAGGGACGACACTTTCCACGTCTTCGACACCACGCTGCGCGACGGAGCCCAGCGCGAGGGGATCAACCTCCGGGTCTCCGACAAGCTGGCCATCGCGCAACTGTTGGACGACCTCGGGGTGGCGTTCATCGAAGGAGGGTGGCCGGGGGCCAACCCCAAGGACACCGAGTTCTTCCAGCGGGCTTCACGAGAGCTCACGCTGGAGCACGCGCAACTCACCGCGTTCGGCGCGACCCGCCGTGCCGGTGTGAGGGCCGCCGACGACCCACAGGTGGCCGCCCTGCGCGACTGTGGCGCACCGGTCGTCACTCTTGTCGCCAAGAGTGACGACCGGCACGTCGAGCGCGCACTGCGCACGACCCTGGACGAGAACCTCGCCATGATCGCCGACACGGTGTCCCACCTGTGTGAACACGGCCAGCGGGTGTTCGTGGACTGCGAGCACTTCTTCGACGGCTACCGGCACAACCCCGAGCACGCGCTCGACGTCGTCCGCACGGCCGCCGGAGCCGGCGCCGACGTGGTCGTCCTGTGCGACACCAACGGCGGCATGCTCCCCGGCGACATCACGCGGATCGTCACCGAGGTGGCCGAGGCCACCGGCGCCCGCCTGGGCATCCACGCCCAGGACGACACCGGCTGCGCCGTCGCCAACACCCTGGCCGCCGTGGACGCGGGCGCCACCCACGTGCAGTGCACCGCCAACGGCTACGGCGAACGCGTGGGCAACGCCAACCTCTTCTCCGTGGTCGGCGCGCTCGAACTCAAGTACGGCCGCGAAGTCCTGCCCGAGGGCTGCCTCGCGGAGATGACCCGCGTGGCGACCGCCGTCGCCGAGATCGTCAACCTCGCCCCCGACACCCACCAGCCCTACGTGGGGGTGTCGGCGTTCGCGCACAAGGCCGGGCTGCACGCCTCGGCGATCAAGGTCGACCCCGACCTGTACCAGCACACCGACCCCGAGCTCGTCGGCAACCGCATGCGCATGCTCGTCTCGGACATGGCCGGCCGGGCGTCGATCGAGCTCAAGGCCGAGGAGCTGGGCCTGGACCTGGCCGGCGACCGCGCCCTGTCCGGGCGGGTCGTGGACCGCATCAAGGGCCTGGAGCTCACCGGCTACAGCTTCGAGGCCGCCGACGCCTCCCTCGAACTGCTCATCCGCGAGGAGCTGGGCTCACCGGTCCGCTACTTCGAGACCGAGTCCTGGCGGGTCATCACCGAGCGCCGGCCGCGCAGCGGCTCCGGCCCGCTCGCCCACGAGGACGACAGCCTGACCGAGGCGACCGTCAAGCTCCGGGTCAAGGGCGAGCGCGTCATCGCCACCGCCGAGGGCAACGGCCCGGTCAACGCCCTGGACCGGGCGCTGCGCGAGTCCATGGAGAACGTGTACACCGCGCTGGCCGGACTGGAGCTGACCGACTACAAGGTCCGCATCCTCGAAGGCACCTCGGGCACCAACGCCATCACCCGGATCCTCATCACCCTCAGCGACGGCACGGCGGAGTGGACCACGGTCGGCGTGGGCCCCAACGTCGTCGACGCCTCCTGGATCGCGCTCGAACAGGCCGTGACCTACGGCCTCCTCCGCCAGGGCTACCCGCAGACCTGA
- a CDS encoding 3-isopropylmalate dehydrogenase → MAARTVKLAVIPGDGIGPEVVAEGLKVLEVAAAQYDLAFTTSEYELGAKLWHRTGETLPDSVESELAEHEAILLGAVGDPSVPSGVLERGLLLRLRFDFDHYVNLRPVRLFPGVESPLAGVGADDIDMLVVREGTEGPYAGAGGVLRKGTPHEVATQDSVNTRFGVERVVRFAFAKAAARPRRKLTLVHKDNVLTFAGELWQRVVKEVGAEYPDVAVDYCHVDAASMFFVNQPGRFDVVVTDNLFGDIITDIGAAIAGGIGLAASGNINPDGTYPSMFEPVHGSAPDIAGQGKADPTATVLSVATMLEHLGAVEAARRIENAVAADLKTRGHAVRSTSQIGDDLAARVAEQG, encoded by the coding sequence ATGGCAGCGCGCACCGTGAAACTGGCCGTCATCCCCGGCGACGGGATCGGCCCCGAGGTGGTCGCCGAGGGGCTCAAGGTGCTGGAGGTCGCGGCCGCCCAGTACGACCTGGCCTTCACGACCTCCGAGTACGAGCTGGGCGCCAAGCTCTGGCACCGTACCGGTGAGACGCTGCCGGACTCGGTCGAGTCCGAACTGGCCGAGCACGAAGCGATCCTCCTGGGCGCCGTCGGTGACCCCAGTGTCCCCAGCGGCGTCCTGGAGCGCGGCCTGCTGCTGCGTCTGCGCTTCGACTTCGACCACTACGTCAACCTGCGCCCGGTCCGGCTCTTCCCCGGTGTGGAGAGCCCCCTGGCGGGCGTGGGCGCCGACGACATCGACATGCTCGTCGTGCGCGAGGGCACCGAGGGCCCCTACGCGGGCGCGGGCGGCGTCCTGCGCAAGGGCACCCCCCACGAGGTCGCCACCCAGGACAGCGTCAACACCCGCTTCGGCGTCGAGCGCGTGGTCCGCTTCGCCTTCGCCAAGGCCGCGGCCCGCCCGCGCCGCAAGCTCACCCTGGTCCACAAGGACAACGTCCTGACCTTCGCCGGCGAGCTCTGGCAGCGCGTGGTCAAGGAGGTCGGCGCCGAGTACCCCGACGTCGCGGTCGACTACTGCCACGTCGACGCCGCGTCGATGTTCTTCGTCAACCAGCCCGGCCGCTTCGACGTGGTCGTCACCGACAACCTCTTCGGCGACATCATCACCGACATCGGCGCCGCCATCGCCGGCGGCATCGGCCTGGCCGCGAGCGGCAACATCAACCCCGACGGCACCTACCCGAGCATGTTCGAGCCGGTGCACGGCTCCGCGCCCGACATCGCCGGCCAGGGCAAGGCCGACCCCACCGCCACGGTGCTCTCGGTCGCCACCATGCTGGAGCACCTGGGCGCCGTCGAGGCCGCCCGCAGGATCGAGAACGCGGTCGCCGCGGACCTCAAGACCCGTGGTCACGCCGTCCGTTCCACCTCGCAGATCGGCGACGACCTGGCCGCGCGAGTAGCCGAGCAGGGCTGA
- a CDS encoding GDSL-type esterase/lipase family protein, with amino-acid sequence MSTPRRRPSPPALLSVGAIAFVLVITAAILWAVTSAGPEDTDTGQEDTVTEPRRVMLAGDSMTQGANGDVTWRFHLWSHLTPHVPDLDFVGPYTDPASREMILPVPTEPGDDPSDPSEPDDEAVEAMESAGWPGADGDADTAEYRDPDFDQEHNALWGRTLADAAGTIGEEARVHRPDVLCVMLGVNDLLWPVTMDEMEYRLRSYVSAAREGEPHVRVVLAESLPIALAETDEGFALRQYAYNELVREVAAELSTDASPVVSLDIAGSEDWDVAEDTYDGTHPTPGGEVKIAAAFADALATEFGMGESYPRPLPTPS; translated from the coding sequence GTGAGCACGCCCCGCCGCCGCCCCTCGCCGCCGGCCCTCCTCTCGGTCGGCGCGATCGCCTTCGTGCTGGTGATCACCGCCGCCATCCTGTGGGCCGTCACGAGTGCCGGCCCCGAAGACACCGACACAGGACAGGAGGACACCGTGACCGAACCGCGCCGCGTCATGCTCGCGGGGGACTCCATGACCCAGGGCGCCAACGGCGACGTGACCTGGCGCTTCCACCTGTGGTCCCACCTCACCCCGCACGTGCCCGACCTGGACTTCGTGGGCCCCTACACCGACCCCGCCTCGCGCGAGATGATCCTGCCGGTGCCCACCGAGCCCGGGGACGACCCCAGCGACCCCAGCGAGCCCGACGACGAGGCGGTGGAGGCGATGGAGAGCGCCGGCTGGCCGGGCGCCGACGGCGACGCGGACACCGCGGAGTACCGCGACCCCGACTTCGACCAGGAGCACAACGCGCTGTGGGGCCGCACGCTCGCCGACGCCGCCGGCACCATCGGGGAGGAGGCGCGCGTCCACCGGCCCGACGTGCTGTGCGTCATGCTCGGCGTCAACGACCTCCTGTGGCCGGTCACCATGGACGAGATGGAGTACCGGCTGCGCTCCTACGTCAGCGCCGCCCGGGAGGGCGAACCGCACGTGCGCGTGGTCCTGGCCGAGTCGCTGCCCATCGCCCTGGCCGAGACCGACGAGGGCTTCGCCCTGCGCCAGTACGCCTACAACGAGCTCGTCCGCGAGGTGGCCGCCGAACTGAGCACCGACGCGTCGCCGGTGGTGAGCCTGGACATCGCGGGCTCGGAGGACTGGGACGTGGCCGAGGACACCTACGACGGCACGCACCCGACCCCGGGCGGGGAGGTCAAGATCGCGGCCGCCTTCGCCGACGCCCTCGCCACCGAGTTCGGCATGGGGGAGAGCTACCCGCGCCCGCTGCCGACCCCGTCGTGA
- the gltX gene encoding glutamate--tRNA ligase has translation MTETPIRTRFAPSPTGMFHVGGARSALFNWALAQQRPDGRMVLRVEDTDAARNRPEWTEGIIRALAWLGIGADDPHFEGPYFQSAYAEKHRETAQDLFKNGRAYYCDCTREMVQERRDNPNLGYDGFCRDRGLEPGPGRALRFRVPEGGPTVVDDRIRGRVEFDHAAIEDFVIARADGSPLFVLANVVDDVEMRITHVIRGEEHLSNTPKQQLLWEALGLTPPVWAHLPVIVNEQRKKLSKRRDKVALESYQEEGYLPEAMVNYLMLLGWAPGDDREIMPWSEMMPLFRIEDVNSSSAFFDEKKLRAFNGDYIRELSVDDFIERCSPWLTGEDTPWDAADYDAEVFRAVAPLAQSRVALLSEIVPNVDFLFLSEPVEDEKSWNKAMKPGVGKEMVEAALARFADPELSWTADALKAATEETGAALGLKLGKAQAPVRVAVTGRTVGLPLFESLELLGRERVQARLTAALDKLRAAE, from the coding sequence GTGACTGAGACTCCGATTCGTACCCGCTTCGCCCCGTCCCCAACAGGCATGTTCCATGTCGGTGGCGCCCGTTCCGCGCTGTTCAACTGGGCGCTGGCGCAGCAGCGGCCCGACGGCCGCATGGTGCTGCGCGTGGAGGACACCGACGCCGCCCGCAACCGGCCCGAGTGGACCGAGGGCATCATCCGCGCGCTCGCCTGGCTCGGCATCGGCGCGGACGACCCGCACTTCGAGGGCCCCTACTTCCAGTCGGCCTACGCCGAGAAGCACCGCGAGACCGCGCAGGACCTGTTCAAGAACGGGCGCGCCTACTACTGCGACTGCACCCGCGAGATGGTCCAGGAGCGCCGCGACAACCCGAACCTGGGCTACGACGGCTTCTGCCGCGACCGCGGCCTGGAGCCCGGCCCCGGCCGGGCCCTGCGCTTCCGGGTGCCCGAGGGCGGCCCCACGGTCGTCGACGACCGGATCCGCGGCCGGGTGGAGTTCGACCACGCCGCCATCGAGGACTTCGTCATCGCGCGCGCCGACGGCTCCCCGCTGTTCGTCCTGGCCAACGTGGTCGACGACGTCGAGATGCGCATCACCCACGTCATCCGCGGCGAGGAGCACCTGTCCAACACCCCCAAGCAGCAGCTGCTGTGGGAGGCGCTGGGCCTGACCCCGCCGGTGTGGGCGCACCTGCCCGTCATCGTCAACGAGCAGCGCAAGAAGCTGTCCAAGCGCCGCGACAAGGTCGCCCTGGAGTCCTACCAGGAGGAGGGCTACCTCCCCGAGGCGATGGTCAACTACCTCATGCTGCTGGGCTGGGCGCCGGGCGACGACCGCGAGATCATGCCGTGGTCGGAGATGATGCCGCTGTTCCGCATCGAGGACGTCAACAGCTCCAGCGCGTTCTTCGACGAGAAGAAGCTGCGCGCCTTCAACGGCGACTACATCCGCGAGCTGTCGGTGGACGACTTCATCGAGCGCTGCTCGCCGTGGCTGACCGGCGAGGACACCCCGTGGGACGCGGCCGACTACGACGCGGAGGTCTTCCGCGCGGTCGCCCCGCTCGCGCAGAGCCGTGTGGCGCTGCTCAGCGAGATCGTCCCGAACGTGGACTTCCTCTTCCTCTCCGAGCCCGTGGAGGACGAGAAGAGCTGGAACAAGGCGATGAAGCCGGGCGTGGGCAAGGAGATGGTGGAGGCGGCCCTGGCCCGCTTCGCCGACCCCGAGCTGTCCTGGACGGCCGACGCCCTCAAGGCGGCCACCGAGGAGACGGGCGCGGCCCTGGGGCTCAAGCTCGGCAAGGCCCAGGCACCGGTGCGGGTC
- a CDS encoding DUF3152 domain-containing protein, whose amino-acid sequence MGLALGLCLVSGASAVLMVSVPAPPAELGPSQEASESLPVGGGVDGSASDQRSAPEDEVSGSAAGQGQEPSAPTAAPPASDDARDEEPEEDVPVLLRSVEDEVDSADGDMAVVEGEGDVLGEGPLTTFAVEVEEGLPGEAEDFAAAVEQVLGDPRSWGNDGERSMQRVDGDDADVRVLLAAPDTVDELCAPLNTNGYVSCANGNRAIINQNRWVSAVEDFEDDLETYRIYVINHEVGHTLGHGHVDCPGEGEVAPVMQQQTLSLQGCEANGWVHPDNDPEGSEDSEDSEG is encoded by the coding sequence ATGGGGCTCGCGCTCGGCCTGTGCCTGGTGTCCGGTGCTTCCGCCGTCCTGATGGTCAGTGTGCCCGCGCCCCCGGCCGAACTGGGTCCGTCCCAGGAGGCCTCGGAGTCCTTGCCGGTGGGCGGCGGCGTCGACGGCTCCGCCTCCGACCAGCGCTCGGCCCCCGAGGACGAGGTCAGCGGCAGTGCCGCCGGCCAGGGCCAGGAGCCCTCCGCGCCCACCGCCGCGCCCCCGGCCTCCGACGACGCGCGCGACGAGGAGCCCGAGGAGGACGTCCCGGTCCTGCTGCGCTCGGTCGAGGACGAGGTCGACTCCGCCGACGGCGACATGGCCGTCGTGGAGGGTGAGGGCGACGTCCTGGGCGAGGGCCCGCTGACGACCTTCGCCGTGGAGGTCGAGGAGGGCCTGCCGGGCGAGGCCGAGGACTTCGCGGCCGCCGTCGAGCAGGTCCTGGGCGACCCCCGCAGCTGGGGCAACGACGGGGAGCGATCGATGCAGCGGGTGGACGGCGACGACGCCGACGTCCGCGTCCTGCTGGCCGCCCCGGACACCGTCGACGAGCTGTGCGCGCCCCTGAACACCAACGGGTACGTCTCCTGCGCCAACGGCAACCGCGCCATCATCAACCAGAACCGGTGGGTGTCGGCCGTCGAGGACTTCGAGGACGACCTGGAGACCTACCGGATCTACGTGATCAACCACGAGGTGGGCCACACCCTGGGCCACGGTCACGTCGACTGCCCCGGCGAGGGCGAGGTCGCGCCCGTCATGCAGCAGCAGACCCTGAGCCTGCAGGGCTGCGAGGCCAACGGCTGGGTCCACCCGGACAACGATCCCGAGGGTTCGGAGGACTCCGAGGATTCCGAGGGCTAG